The genomic interval CGGCCTACACGGACCGCGATCTTAAGCGCATTTTCGACTACGCCGACAAGTCCGGGCTTGGGGTGGCCTGCCACTGCATGAGCCGCAAGGGCATGAGGCGTCTTTTCGATTACCCGCTGCACTCGCTGGAGCACGTGGTTTCCGACGAGCTTTTTGAGGACTCGGATGTTGAAACGATCCTTAAAAAGGGCATCTCGGTTGTCCCCACTGCGAGCCTTGGAAACACCTATCTGATGGAGGAGGCCTACGAGGCCCTGCCGGGCATGTTCAGAAACGACTTTGTGGAAAGGGAGCTTGCCATACGAAGGCGGTATCTTAAAAATGTCCCCCCGGAGCACTGCGACCCGGCCATACACGCCATGAACATGAAACGGCTTAAAGCCTACCGCACCACGGCCTGGGAAAAGCTGCCGGGAAAAAACAGGTTTCTCCCCAACCCGGAAATCTTTTTCAGGGCCCTTCTGGTGGGTTATCCGAACCTTCAGAAGCTAAGGGAGGCGGGGGTCAGAATAGGCTGCGGAATGGACGCCGGAATGCCCCTAAGCTATTTCGGCTCCATTTACAGGGAGCTGGAAGCCCTCGTAAGGGCGGGCTTCACCCACCGTGAGGCCATTTTCGCCGCCACCTGGCAGAACGCGGTAATCATGGGCGCGGAAGACCGCATAGGCGCGCTCGAACCCGGCAAATACGCAGATTTCGTTGTGCTGGACGAAAACCCCCTGGAAAACGTCTCAGCCTGCCGCTCCCCCCGCTCCGTCTGGAAGGACGGAAAGCCCGTTTTTGTGCGGGCCGAAAGCGCAAGGCGTTCCGCCACGGAAAAAATCGACGACGAAGCGCGGTTCCGATCCCCGCAAGGTTTTCCGGCTTTTGCGCCCTACGAGATGGCCCCCGGCGACTTCGGCCTTACCTGAAAAAGGGCCCGACTTTCCGATCTGCATATTGCTCGGTTCAATGTCGTAATTTAACGGCCCTCCCCGGCTCAAAGCCAGGGGAGGGCCGTTTTGTTTTTGGCTGAGCCTGGCTGGATCAGGCCGGGATTAATTTGGATTGACACGGCAAATTTGCAGGTAGTAAACAGATAATATCAAGTAAACAAAGACAGTACGCCTTCCGGGCGGCTTGCGCGGAGCAAGCCCCGTGGGGGATCACAAGGCAAATTTCGGGGCGCAGACCCGAAATTTGCACCCCGTTGAAATCCTCGCCGGACAGAGCCTTTTGCGCTTTAAAAACAGCGCCTTGGTGCTGATTGTTTTTTATCAGCCGTTCTATCCGGGATTTTATTCAAGCCGCTATAGTGTTATTGGGGGCCACGGACTTAATCGATTCGCGCAGGGACGACACAACCAACCAAAGGAGAGCGTTCAACCATGATTCTCACCAATCTGCAGACCGTGCCGGGCAAAACCATCGTGGAACACTACGGACTCGTCGCGGGCAGCACCGTCCGGGCCAAGCACGTGGGCAGGGACATCGCCGCCTCGTTCAAGAACCTCGTTGGCGGGGAACTCAAGGGTTACACGGAACTTTTGAACGAGTCCCGCACCGAATCCACGAACCGCATGGTGGAGCAGGCCAAGGCACTTGGGGCGAACGCCGTGGTCAACGTGCGTTTTTCCACCTCGTCGGTCGCCCAGGGAGCGGCGGAACTCTATGTGTACGGCACTGCGGTGCGCGTGGAATAGGAGGCGGTATGGATAATTTTGAACTTATCGCCAACCTGGTCCCCATCATCATGTTCGTTTTCCTTATGCTCCTGGGCTACGGGGTGGGCTCGACTGTCGAGAAGCGGCACTTCAGAAGACTGGAGGAGCGGGAGGCGACCACCCGTGGAACGCCCGTGACCACGGTTGACGATCCCCCGGAATCCCCCGCCGACGTTGTCCGGGCTAACCTCGTGACCGGCAGCGCCGTGATTTCGGTGGATTACTTCAAGCGGATTCTCTCCGGGCTTCAGAATCTGGTGGGAGGCCGGGTCAGCGCCTACGAGTCCCTCATGGACCGCGCCCGGCGCGAGGCCGTTCTTCGGATGATGGAAAGCGCGGCTGACGCGGACGAGTTCGTTAACGTGCGCATCGAGACCTCGCAGATAGGCAGCAAAATCAACAAAAAAAACCGCACCGCGTGCCTGGAGGCCCTGGCCTACGGCACGGCCGTATGGCTCAAAAAATGAGAGCGCCCTACGTTCCAAAGCCCATCACCGAAAACGTCAACGTTACAAGGGAATCACCGCTCAAGCGGTTTTTCATCCTGAGCGCGGAAATTGTTTTCGCGGTGGTGGTCGCGTACGTGTTTTTGGGCCTGGTTGCGGGCCTTCTGGCCCCACGCGTGCCAGTGTCCCTGGAAAAGAAGATGGGCGAGGTTTTCGACGGCGGGTGGGAGGAAGGCTCCCTGCCGACAGAATCGGCCCGGTTGCAGAGCCTGCTGAACAAGCTGGTTCCGGGCCTTCCGGCGGAGGATCGCCGCCTTTCGTACCGGGCCTGGGTGGTGGAAAACGAGCAGGTGAACGCCCTGGCGCTGCCCGGCGGACGAATCGTGGTTTTTTCGGGACTGGTGAACGAGGTGGCGCGGGACGCGGAGCTGTCATTCGTGCTGGCCCACGAGTTGGGCCACTTCCACGCCCGCGACCACCTGCGCGCCCTTGGACGCGGCCTCGTGGCCATGGTCTTTGCCGTAGCCGTGTCCGGGTCGGACGGAAGCGCTCGATTCGTGATGCAGGGGGTCGGAAACGCGGAGAACAGGTTCTCCCAGGCCCAGGAACGGGCGGCGGACCTGTTCTCCGTGCGGCTGCTGCGCCGAAGCCTGGGCACCACCGACGGCGCAACCGAGGCCATGCGGCGCCTGGCCGAAGACGAACGGGCCGGGAAGCTGGCCTACTACTTCGCCACCCATCCCCACCCAGAAACCCGCCTCAAATACATCCGCGAGGAAATCGACCGCCTGAAATCAAGTTAGGACCCGCGATGCCCCGCCTCAAGGCGCAACATGTTTCGGTAAAATGATGGGCAAGCGATGGTGTTTTTTCCGTGAGGGCCACATCCGCAAATGTCTGGATGAAAAGAGGCTTGATTAATTTTTGCAGAAAAAGTATTATAAGGGTTAACGGAGAAATATTTGAATTACTCTTGGCGACGCCTTGAGCAAATATACGCCCCTTTCGCCACTTTAACCCAAACCAACGGCACCTGCAAAAATGACAAAAGCCCGACGTTCAATTTCGCTGAAAATAAGTACTATATAATACATTAAGCAAACAATTTAAGAATATCCGCTTGCGACAAAAAATGACGGGATGCTCTCTGCTGCCAGGAGACGCCCGGAGGTCATGCCAGCTTGGAAAAAGGAGCATTCAGGTGTCCGAAAATATTAAAAAGCCATTGACGGTCAATGGCGGCAGCTCTTCCGCCCAGCTTAAAAAGGTCGCAACCGGCATCCACGGCCTGGACAGTGTGCTGAAGGGGGGCCTGCCTGCGGGCCGGGCCACGCTCCTTTGCGGCGGGCCGGGAACGGGCAAGAGCGTACTGGCCCTTGAGTTTCTTTACCGGGGCGCGCTTATGGGCGAGCCGGGTATTTTCGTGACCTTCGAGGAGCGCGCGGACATGGTGCGTGAGAACGCCGCCACCCTGGGCTGGGATTTGGCCGCGCTGGAGCGCTCCGGCAAGCTGTTCATCTTGGAGGCCCGCCTGCCACGGGAGGCGGTGAACGCCGGAGATTTCAACATCTCCGGCCTCCTTTCCATCATCGCCGGAAAGGCCCGGCAGATAAACGCCAAGCGCCTGGCCCTGGACGCCCTGGACGTTCTCCTGCGCATCTACCGCGACCCCTACCGCGAGCAGGACGAACTCTACGCCCTTCAC from Deltaproteobacteria bacterium carries:
- a CDS encoding heavy metal-binding domain-containing protein, producing MFVFLMLLGYGVGSTVEKRHFRRLEEREATTRGTPVTTVDDPPESPADVVRANLVTGSAVISVDYFKRILSGLQNLVGGRVSAYESLMDRARREAVLRMMESAADADEFVNVRIETSQIGSKINKKNRTACLEALAYGTAVWLKK
- a CDS encoding amidohydrolase family protein produces the protein MALKGISDGIRMAFSAALATAADGFSADRTLPPVPALNDPAHATRVSGCHLVDARRGTVRKNASLVIQEGVIRQVEPVGASSGIPCRQIDLGGKFVMPGLIDAHCHVTMPATFGIRPTPGDALRHYRQIRDNMRRCLRSGVTAIRDTGSFPLIMQALLAEMTAGSLKGPRVRHCNALLNIAGGHPDVPAKAINIFAGPASLVMGKFKTDYESRGHLEKVLEQNAKNASFIKITIDEKSIFCGKAAIPAYTDRDLKRIFDYADKSGLGVACHCMSRKGMRRLFDYPLHSLEHVVSDELFEDSDVETILKKGISVVPTASLGNTYLMEEAYEALPGMFRNDFVERELAIRRRYLKNVPPEHCDPAIHAMNMKRLKAYRTTAWEKLPGKNRFLPNPEIFFRALLVGYPNLQKLREAGVRIGCGMDAGMPLSYFGSIYRELEALVRAGFTHREAIFAATWQNAVIMGAEDRIGALEPGKYADFVVLDENPLENVSACRSPRSVWKDGKPVFVRAESARRSATEKIDDEARFRSPQGFPAFAPYEMAPGDFGLT
- a CDS encoding M48 family metallopeptidase: MAQKMRAPYVPKPITENVNVTRESPLKRFFILSAEIVFAVVVAYVFLGLVAGLLAPRVPVSLEKKMGEVFDGGWEEGSLPTESARLQSLLNKLVPGLPAEDRRLSYRAWVVENEQVNALALPGGRIVVFSGLVNEVARDAELSFVLAHELGHFHARDHLRALGRGLVAMVFAVAVSGSDGSARFVMQGVGNAENRFSQAQERAADLFSVRLLRRSLGTTDGATEAMRRLAEDERAGKLAYYFATHPHPETRLKYIREEIDRLKSS
- a CDS encoding YbjQ family protein — translated: MILTNLQTVPGKTIVEHYGLVAGSTVRAKHVGRDIAASFKNLVGGELKGYTELLNESRTESTNRMVEQAKALGANAVVNVRFSTSSVAQGAAELYVYGTAVRVE